A stretch of the Acyrthosiphon pisum isolate AL4f chromosome A2, pea_aphid_22Mar2018_4r6ur, whole genome shotgun sequence genome encodes the following:
- the LOC115034280 gene encoding aminopeptidase N-like has product MPNPDDLWSSLTEEAHRQGTLDKNLTVKQIMDTWALQTGYPVLNVVRDYSAGTVTLSQERYLTIKSNDTDNKTCWWIPITMTTSGDFNQTNATFWLNCENNNLTTPLAKDNEWVIYNMQMTGRSYIIIKRKSDHTHLRIAPDQFFFVSTENPRRSE; this is encoded by the exons ATGCCGAACCCGGATGATTTGTGGAGCTCATTGACGGAGGAAGCACACCGACAAGGAACTTTGGACAAAAATCTAACCGTGAAACAAATAATGGACACATGGGCGTTGCAAACAGGTTATCCCGTATTGAATGTCGTCCGGGATTATTCTGCGGGCACGGTTACATTGTCCCAG GAAAGGTATCTAACGATCAAATCAAACGATACGGACAATAAAACCTGTTGGTGGATACCAATCACTATGACAACTTCTGGGGACTTTAACCAGACAAATGCGACATTTTGGTTGAATTGCGAAAACAACAACCTCACCACGCCATTGGCCAAAGACAACGAGTGGGTCATCTATAACATGCAGATGACAGGTaggtcttatattattataaaaaggaaGTCCGATCACACGCACCTGCGCATCGCTCCcgatcagtttttttttgtttcgacGGAAAACCCGCGCCGATCCGAGTGA